From one Lotus japonicus ecotype B-129 chromosome 3, LjGifu_v1.2 genomic stretch:
- the LOC130743106 gene encoding probable phospholipid-transporting ATPase 4 — translation MPRGRIRARLRRSSLYTFGCLRPTTSDEVPHPLQGPGYSRTVYCNQPLIHEKRYLFYCKNRISTTKYNAVTFFPKALFEQFRRVANIYFLLAACLSASPISPLSPLSMIAPLVFVVGLSMAKEALEDSRRFVQDVKVNHRKARLHRGDGVFGLRSWQKIMVGDVVKVEKDQFFPADLFLLSSSYEDGICYVETMNLDGETNLKVKRSLEATSSLDNDGAFKDFSGTIRCEDPNPNLYTFIGNFEYGRQVYPLDPSQILLRDSKLRNTDYVYGVVIFTGHDSKVMQNSTKSPSKRSTVEKKMDYIIYTLFTVLILISFISSIGFVAKTKYQSTKWWYLQPKNIESQYDPAKIGLAGMSHLITALILYGYLIPISLYVSIELVKVLQARFINQDIQMYDEETGTPADARTSNLNEELGQVDTILSDKTGTLTCNQMDFLKCSIAGTAYGVRSSEVELAAAQQMASDEEQDLDLSSFPMKKKSKVRSGNVREGEEVELESVVTSKGDEDRRPAIKGFGFEDYRLMNGNWLKEPKSDVLLMFFRILAVCHTAIPELNEETGSCTYEAESPDEGAFLVAAREFGFEFYRRTQSSVVIRERFFASGKVVEREYKILNILDFTSQRKRMSVVVRDEEGSIILLCKGADSIIFDRLSKDGKMYLEATTKHLNEYGEAGLRTLALAYRKLDDQEYSDWNNEFQKAKTAVGPDREAMLENVSDIMERELLLVGATAVEDKLQKGVPQCIDKLAQAGLKIWVLTGDKMETAINIGFACSLLRQGMKQICISTMNSDSVTIPGKEVIKDDILNQITNASQMIKVEKDPHAAVALIIDGKTLTYALEDDIKHHFLGLAVNCASVICCRVSPKQKALVTRLVKEGTGKTTLAIGDGANDVGMIQEADIGVGISGVEGMQAVMASDFSIAQFRFLERLLVVHGHWCYKRIAQMICYFFYKNIAFGLTIFYFEAFAGFSGQSVYDDWYMILFNVVLTSLPVISLGVFEQDVPSEVCLQFPALYQQGPKNLFFDWYRILGWMGNGLYSSLVIFFLVIIIFYDQSFRSNGQTADMAAVGTTMFTCIIWAVNSQIALTMCHFTWIQHLFVWGSIITWYLFLILYGMLSPTYSKTAYQIFVEVLAPAPIYWLTTLLVTFTCILPYLAHISFQRCFNPMDHHIIQEIKYYKKDVEDQRMWTRERSKARHETKIGFTVRVEAKIRQLKVKLQKKQSPSHS, via the exons ATGCCGCGGGGGAGGATCAGGGCAAGGCTCCGCAGGAGCAGTCTTTACACATTTGGTTGTCTTAGGCCAACCACTAGTGATGAAGTGCCTCATCCCCTTCAGGGTCCGGGCTACTCAAGGACGGTGTATTGCAACCAGCCTCTGATCCATGAAAAGAGATATCTGTTTTACTGCAAGAATCGTATATCGACGACCAAATACAATGCGGTCACCTTTTTTCCTAAGGCGCTGTTTGAACAGTTTAGAAGGGTTgctaatatatattttctattggCTGCTTGCCTCTCAGCGTCACCAATTTCGCCTCTTAGCCCGTTGAGCATGATTGCTCCTTTGGTGTTCGTTGTGGGGCTTAGTATGGCAAAGGAAGCGTTGGAGGATTCACGCAGGTTTGTTCAGGATGTCAAAGTTAATCACCGGAAAGCTAGACTACACAGAGGAGATGGTGTTTTTGGTCTCAGGTCGTGGCAGAAAATTATGGTTGGGGATGTGGTGAAAGTAGAAAAGGACCAATTTTTTCCTGCTGACTTGTTTCTCTTGTCATCTAGTTATGAGGATGGGATATGCTATGTGGAGACTATGAATTTAGATGGCGAGACCAACTTGAAGGTGAAAAGATCTTTGGAGGCTACCTCGTCTCTTGACAATGATGGAGCTTTTAAGGATTTCTCTGGAACAATCCGTTGTGAAGATCCAAATCCCAATCTTTATACTTTTATTGGGAACTTTGAGTATGGACGTCAGGTTTATCCTCTTGATCCTAGTCAAATTCTTCTCAGAGATTCGAAGCTTAGGAACACAGATTATGTCTATGGGGTGGTCATTTTCACTGGTCACGACAGCAAAGTCATGCAGAATTCTACTAAGTCCCCTTCAAAAAGGAGCACAGTAGAAAAAAAGATGGATTATATCATATACACTCTTTTCACTGTTCTTATATTGATATCCTTTATAAGTTCAATAGGATTTGTTGCCAAGACTAAGTACCAAAGCACAAAGTGGTGGTATTTACAGCCTAAAAATATTGAATCCCAGTATGACCCTGCGAAAATTGGATTGGCTGGGATGAGCCATCTGATTACTGCACTTATTCTTTATGGATACTTGATACCCATCTCGCtatatgtttcaattgagcttgTGAAGGTATTGCAAGCAAGGTTCATTAACCAAGACATTCAAATGTATGATGAAGAAACTGGAACGCCAGCTGATGCACGGACATCAAATTTGAATGAAGAGTTGGGTCAGGTAGACACTATCCTCTCTGATAAAACTGGCACTTTAACCTGCAATCAGATGGACTTTTTGAAGTGCTCCATTGCTGGTACTGCCTATGGCGTGCGTTCCAGTGAAGTTGAACTTGCTGCAGCACAGCAGATGGCTTCTGATGAGGAGCAGGACTTGGACCTCTCTAGCTTTCCTATGAAGAAGAAGAGTAAAGTGCGCTCGGGAAATGTTAGAGAAGGTGAAGAAGTTGAACTTGAAAGTGTTGTTACTTCCAAAGGTGATGAGGATCGGAGGCCTGCCATAAAGGGATTTGGTTTTGAAGACTACCGCCTCATGAATGGTAATTGGTTGAAGGAACCCAAATCTGATGTCCTTTTGATGTTTTTCCGGATATTAGCAGTTTGCCATACTGCCATTCCAGAGCTAAATGAGGAGACTGGCAGTTGCACATATGAAGCTGAGTCACCTGATGAAGGAGCTTTTCTTGTAGCAGCTAGAGAATTTGGTTTTGAATTTTACAGAAGAACTCAATCAAGTGTTGTCATACGTGAAAGATTTTTTGCTTCAGGAAAAGTGGTTGAAAG AGAGTATAAAATCTTGAATATTCTGGATTTTACTAGCCAAAGAAAGCGTATGTCAGTGGTTGTGCGTGATGAGGAGGGAAGCATTATTCTCTTGTGCAAAGGAGCTGATAG TATCATATTTGATCGATTATCTAAGGATGGAAAGATGTATTTGGAGGCTACTACTAAACATTTGAATGAATATGGAGAAGCTGGTTTGAGAACGCTTGCCCTGGCTTACAGAAAGCTTGATGACCAAGAGTACTCTGATTGGAATAATGAGTTTCAGAAAGCCAAGACAGCTGTGGGGCCTGATAGAGAGGCAATGCTTGAAAATGTATCAGACATTATGGAACGAGAGTTGCTTCTTGTTGGGGCTACTGCCGTGGAAGACAAACTGCAGAAAGGG GTGCCTCAATGCATTGATAAACTAGCTCAAGCTGGCCTAAAAATCTGGGTGTTGACAGGGGATAAGATGGAAACTGCAATCAACATTGG ATTTGCTTGTAGTTTGCTTCGACAGGGCATGAAGCAAATATGTATCAGTACTATGAATTCAGATTCAGTAACCATTCCTGGGAAAGAG GTCATCAAAGACGACATCTTGAATCAAATCACCAATGCTTCACAAATGATAAAGGTGGAGAAGGACCCTCATGCCGCGGTTGCATTAATTATTGACGGGAAAACTTTGACATATGCTTTAGAAGATGATATCAAGCACCACTTTTTGGGATTGGCTGTTAATTGTGCATCTGTCATTTGCTGCCGTGTGTCTCCCAAGCAAAAGGCCTTG GTAACAAGGTTAGTCAAAGAAGGAACGGGGAAGACCACTTTAGCAATAGGTGACGGTGCAAATGATGTTGGCATGATTCAAGAAGCTGACATTGGCGTCGGAATCAGTGGAGTTGAAGGTATGCAG GCCGTGATGGCTAGTGACTTTTCCATTGCCCAATTTCGGTTTTTGGAGCGGCTTCTTGTGGTCCATGGACACTGGTGTTACAAGAGAATTGCACAAATG ATATGTTATTTCTTCTACAAAAATATAGCATTTGGCCTCACCATATTCTATTTTGAGGCCTTTGCGGGATTCTCTGGTCAATCCGTTTATGATGACTGGTACATGATATTGTTCAATGTTGTTCTTACATCACTGCCTGTCATATCACTTGGAGTTTTTGAACAAGATGTTCCATCAGAAGTTTGCTTACAG TTTCCTGCACTATATCAGCAAGGACCCAAAAATTTGTTCTTTGACTGGTATAGAATATTGGGATGGATGGGGAATGGTCTGTATTCCTCCCTCgtcatcttcttccttgtcatcatcatcttctatgACCAATCATTCCGTTCGAATGGCCAGACTGCGGACATGGCGGCTGTTGGTACCACCATGTTCACTTGCATCATCTGGGCCGTTAATTCCCAGATTGCGCTGACAATGTGCCATTTTACATGGATTCAACACCTCTTTGTGTGGGGAAGCATAATCACTTGGTACCTCTTTCTCATTTTATATGGCATGCTTTCTCCAACATATTCGAAGACTGCGTACCAAATATTTGTTGAGGTTCTTGCTCCTGCTCCTATTTATTGGTTGACGACCCTTCTAGTAACGTTTACATGCATTCTTCCTTATCTGGCTCACATATCCTTCCAAAGATGTTTTAATCCCATGGACCATCACATCATCCAAGAAATCAAGTACTACAAGAAGGATGTTGAAGATCAACGCATGTGGACGAGGGAGCGGTCCAAAGCAAGACATGAAACGAAGATTGGATTCACAGTGAGGGTGGAGGCAAAGATCAGGCAGTTGAAAGTGAAGCTGCAGAAGAAGCAATCTCCATCTCATTCATGA
- the LOC130742575 gene encoding uncharacterized protein LOC130742575 produces the protein MAVKVDDLSIIDSSKEAWNIVVKVIRLWVSPNFGGGKLPFSMELVLMDAKGTKIHASVKKTLVYVFQPLLTEGRVYNISYFGVGENGGEFKTTSHPFKLNFHKHTSVRLETKIAISKSPYSFTPLSDIMFRDPDSSFLVGSSGEQEFEKNGKIENRVTIELCQDGIQNVYGATQILFNPDVEESASLRERFFAMNDPALQVLSQLQDSGKVSIEEDFLSQTEAKTIDQIKDLSEKSNCIVLASIMFICKDSWWYPACKCNRKGNGSTESTTFVVFDQEAASLLSRPCSAFVDASTKNPAEKAVPSDILSLADKQYLFKIEVNNNASSNFEPSYRVKKICWDPVIISKFKSSMPQADGPMPNMNVSTPTSVLKGSSSSSSCVKDLINDFGVASESQVEDSPTAQSENPSSIAVDAVGNPVPVTATIVNAVSEKVMKSDDSTKSEGRKSAVEPVADVPSDVLGKEIQDSTPSVVAGTVCHTDDDDDVAVGSQCSPPTKRSSPSDSEALGSSNAGKKLLKAVKKEKI, from the exons ATGGCTGTTAAGGTTGATGATCTCTCCATCATTGATTCCTCCAAAGAGGCTTGGAATATTGTCGTGAAGGTCATACGTTTGTGGGTTAGTCCCAATTTCGGTGGTGGGAAGCTTCCCTTTTCAATGGAATTGGTTCTCATGGATGCTAAG GGTACAAAGATTCATGCTTCTGTGAAAAAGACTCTGGTGTATGTGTTCCAGCCTCTTTTAACTGAGGGTCGGGtatataatatttcatattttggCGTCGGTGAGAATGGTGGTGAATTTAAAACAACTTCCCATCCATTCAAATTGAACTTTCATAAGCATACATCTGTGAGACTGGAAACCAAAATTGCGATATCAAAGAGTCCTTACTCTTTCACTCCTTTATCTGACATCATGTTCCGAGATCCTGATTCATCCTTTTTagttg GGTCCAGTGGTGAGCAAGAGTTTGAAAAGAAcggaaaaattgaaaatagagTTACTATTGAGCTGTGTCAGGATGG TATTCAGAATGTCTATGGTGCTACCCAAATTTTGTTCAACCCAGATGTGGAGGAATCTGCATCTCTTCGCGAAAG GTTTTTTGCTATGAATGATCCTGCTCTACAAGTTCTTAGCCAGCTTCAGGATTCTGGAAAAGTGTCAATTGAGGAAGATTTTTTAAGCCAGACAGAAGCGAAAACCATCGACCAGATTAAAGATTTATCTGAG aAATCTAATTGCATTGTTTTAGCTTCTATCATGTTCATTTGTAAGGATTCCTGGTGGTATCCGGCATGCAAATGCAACAGGAAG GGTAATGGATCTACTGAATCTACCACATTTGTTGTTTTCGACCAAGAGGCTGCATCATTGCTTAGCAGACCATGTTCTGCCTTTGTGGATGCTTCTACCAAG AATCCTGCTGAAAAGGCGGTTCCTTCAGATATCTTATCATTGGCTGATAAGCAGTATTTATTCAAGATTGAAGTCAATAACAATGCAAGTAGCAATTTTGAACCCTCATATCGTGTCAAAAAAATATGTTGGGATCCAGTTATAATTTCTAAATTCAAGTCATCTATGCCTCAAGCTGATGGTCCAATGCCAAATATGAATGTTTCAACCCCAACTTCTGTCCTCAAGggatcttcatcatcatcaagctGTGTGAAG GATCTTATCAATGATTTTGGAGTAGCTTCTGAATCCCAAGTTGAGGATTCTCCTACCGCCCAATCTGAAAATCCAAGTTCAATTGCTGTTGATGCTGTTGGAAACCCCGTTCCTGTAACTGCTACAATAGTTAAT GCTGTTAGTGAAAAGGTTATGAAGTCTGATGATTCTACAAAATCTGAGGGTCGTAAATCTGCTGTAGAGCCCGTTGCTGATGTTCCGTCTGATGTATTGGGAAAGGAAATACAGGATTCAACTCCCTCTGTTGTTGCTGGGACTGTTTGTCatactgatgatgatgatgatgtagcTGTGGGCAGCCAGTGTTCCCCTCCTACAAAACGTAGTTCTCCCTCAGATTCTGAAGCCCTTGGATCATCTAATGCTGGAAAAAAGCTTCTTAAAGctgtgaagaaggagaagatctgA
- the LOC130748562 gene encoding uncharacterized protein LOC130748562 → MDGDHFMRLALHGIEADMPLAESEDDDDVHILTQEEEFLTLYPRKDLKELNETEEDGVFTVVARVTSLAEGEKWWYSACSCHKAVTTEDGTFYCSGCRKPLLSVTPRLKLKVEVEDAFDCGTFVIFGTDCQLLLNKSCKELVMISKAKSPYEYPAEIETIIGRELLFKAEKSIGHGTKFDDSYKVKKICS, encoded by the exons ATGGATGGAGATCATTTTATGAG GTTGGCTCTTCATGGCATCGAGGCGGACATGCCATTGGCTGAatcggaagatgatgatgatgttcacATACTAACTCAAGAGGAGGAGTTTTTAACTCTTTATCCTAGGAAGGATCTGAAAGAGCTCAATGAGACTGAGGAG GATGGTGTGTTTACGGTTGTAGCACGAGTTACTAGCCTTGCTGAAGGGGAGAAGTGGTGGTACTCTGCATGCAGTTGCCACAAGGCAGTAACAACTGAGGATGGAACATTTTACTGTTCTGGATGCCGCAAACCTTTACTGTCCGTAACTCCTAG GCTCAAACTAAAGGTAGAAGTTGAGGATGCCTTTGATTGTGGTACATTTGTCATATTTGGCACTGATTGCCAACTACTTCTTAACAAATCATGCAAAGAGTTGGTCATGATCTCAAAG GCGAAGTCTCCATATGAATACCCGGCTGAGATTGAGACTATCATTGGTAGAGAACTCTTATTCAAAGCTGAGAAGTCAATTGGCCATGGGACCAAGTTTGATGATTCGTACAAGGTTAAGAAAATATGTTCCTAA
- the LOC130746136 gene encoding casein kinase 1-like protein 2, whose translation MEARVGNKFRLGRKIGSGSFGEIYLGTNIQTNEEVAIKLENVKTKHPQLLYESKLYKVLQGGTGIPNVRWFGVEGEYNVLVMDLLGPSLEDLFNFCSRKLSLKTVLMLADQMINRVEFIHTKSFLHRDIKPDNFLMGLGRRANQVYAIDFGLAKKYRDTSTHQHIPYRENKNLTGTARYASMNTHLGIEQSRRDDLESLGYVFMYFLRGSLPWQGLKAGTKKQKYEKISEKKVSTSIESLCRGYPSEFASYFHYCRSLRFDDKPDYAYLKRLFRDLFIREGFQFDYVFDWTILKYQQSQIAAPPARAVGAVAGPSSGLPPAIVNADRQTGGEDGRLAGWSSSDPSRRRNSGPIVNDGILSRQKAPVTSDSVGSKDVLLSSSNFPRTLGSTRRGAVSSSRDAAVFSETMTSHHPLGVDASPAALRKISGAQKGSAITSSEHNRTSSGRNTSNIKNLESTLRGIEGLSFNDERVQY comes from the exons ATGGAAGCTCGCGTTGGGAACAAGTTCCGTCTTGGTCGCAAGATTGGTAGCGGATCGTTCGGCGAGATCTATCTTG GTACGAATATCCAGACAAATGAAGAAGTTGCAATTAAGCTT GAAAATGTCAAAACCAAGCATCCTCAATTGTTGTATGAGTCAAAGTTGTATAAAGTACTGCAAGGAGGAA CTGGGATTCCAAATGTGAGATGGTTTGGTGTTGAAGGAGAATACAATGTCCTTGTGATGGATTTACTAGGCCCTAGTCTTGAGGATTTATTCAATTTCTGTAGCCGGAAATTGTCCCTCAAAACTGTTCTCATGCTTGCTGATCAGATG ATAAATCGAGTTGAATTTATTCATACCAAATCATTTTTACATAGGGACATTAAACCAGACAACTTCCTCATGGGTTTGGGGAGGCGTGCAAATCAA GTTTATGCCATTGACTTTGGCCTTGCTAAGAAATACAGAGACACCTCTACCCATCAGCATATTCCTTACAG AGAGAATAAGAATCTGACAGGAACTGCTAGATATGCTAGTATGAATACTCATCTTGGAATTG AACAAAGCCGCAGGGATGACTTGGAGTCACTTGGATAtgtttttatgtattttttgaGAGGAAG CCTTCCATGGCAGGGACTGAAAGCAGGAACTAAGAAGCAGAAGTATGAGAAAATCAGTGAGAAGAAAGTTTCTACCTCTATTGAG TCTCTATGCCGTGGCTACCCCTCAGAATTCGCTTCATACTTCCATTACTGTCGGTCGCTGCGGTTTGATGATAAACCAGATTATGCATATCTGAAAAGGCTTTTTCGTGACCTTTTCATTCGTGAAG GATTCCAGTTTGACTACGTCTTTGATTGGACCATATTGAAATATCAGCAATCTCAAATTGCTGCTCCTCCTGCACGTGCCGTT GGCGCTGTCGCCGGACCAAGTTCTGGCTTGCCGCCAGCTATTGTAAATGCTGATAGACAGACAG GTGGGGAAGACGGCAGGCTTGCTGGTTGGTCTTCATCAGATCCTTCTCGTAGAAGAAACTCTGGACCTATTGTAAATGATGGAATCTTATCCAGACAAAAAGCTCCAGTTACAAGTGACTCAGTTGGATCTAAAGATGTTTTG TTGTCTAGTTCTAATTTCCCCCGGACACTTGGGTCTACAAGGCGAGGTGCTGTTTCTAGCAGTCGCGATGCAGCTGTTTTCAGTGAGACTATGACCTCTCATCATCCTCTTGGTGTGGATGCTAGTCCAGCAGCACTCCGGAAAATCTCTGGTGCTCAAAAAGGTTCAGCTATCACATCATCGGAGCACAACCGAACATCCTCTGGAAGAAACACATCAAACATAAAGAATTTGGAGTCAACTCTCCGAGGTATTGAGGGTCTGAGTTTCAATGACGAGAGGGTACAGTATTAG